GCAACTACTGGGAAGCAGATCTTCCAGCCATTGCATGCTCTCCGAAACACAGAGAAAACACTGTTGCCAGGTTATTATTCATTCGAATGGCAGCCTCCTCTAGCAAATGTCTCTACAAGCATTGAAGTGGGAATAATAGATGGTATGAGTGGTTGcccacaatgtgttgatgatcacCCAATGGAGACAATTTCAAGACGATTTAGGTATGATGTGGCACTTGCTTCAGCTGTGAAGGATCTTGAGGACGATATTTTGGAAGGTTTAAAATGTCAAAAAATAGACGAGTTTGTGAGTGGACCATTTACTGTAGTAATCAAGGAATCTTGCGATGGAATGGGGGATGTCAGTGAAAAACATGGATGTGGTCCATCAGTTCCAGAAAAGGCAGTGAGGTATTCCTTTACAATCATGAGTGTAAGTGTGATGAATGAAAACAATGAAAAAGTGAAAGTATTCGAAGAGTTAAAGCCAAATTCTGAGTTGTGCTGCAAACCACTTTGCCTAATGCTAGCAGATGAATCTGACCACGAAACATTGACAGCAATACTGGGCCCAGTAATCACTGAAAGAGAAGCCATGAAGACTAGTGATTTAATCCTTGAAATTGGAGATTTGCTCAGATCATTTCAGTTTATCTTTAGAGGCACAGGGTATGATGAGAAGTTTGTACGTGAAGTTGAGGGCCTTGAAGCCTCAGGCTCTATCTATGTATGCACATTATGCGATGCCACTCGAAGTGAGGCTTCACAGAATTTGTTCCTTCATTCCATAACAAGGAGCCACGAAGAGAACTTAGAACGCTATGAAATTTGGCGTTCAAATCCATATCATGAGTCGGCTGAAGAGTTACGTGATAGAGTGAAGGGGGTGTCGGCAAAACCATTTATTGAAACACAGCCCTCTATAGATGCCTTGCATTGCGACATTGGAAATGCAACAGAATTCTACAAACTTTTCCAGGATGAGATTAGGGAACTGCACAAAAATCCCAATTCATCTAAGAAGGAAAGGAAAAGGTGGAATACAATGCTCGATAAACACTTAAGACAAAGGATAAACCTGAAACCTGTCATGAGGTTAAATGGAAACTTTGCAAGAAAACTGATGACCAAAGAGACTGTAGAAGCTGTATGTGAGTTGATTCCATCTGAAGAGAGGCGAGAAATTCTCAGGGAGTTAATGCACCTTTACGTTCTCATGAAACCAGTGTGGCGTTCCACATTTCCAGCTAGAGAATGCCCAGACCTTCTCTGCCAGTACAGCTTTAATTCCCAGAGATTTGCAGAACTGCTTCGTACAAAGTTCAAGCACAGATATGAAGGGAAGATCACCAACTACCTGCATAAGACTTTGGCTCATGtccctgagatcattgaaagagatGGCTCGATTGGCGCTTGGGCAAGTGAAGGGAATGAATCAGGCAATAAGCTTTTTCGGCGTTTCaggaagatgaatgcaaggcagtccAAAAGCTATGAGTTGGAAGACATTCTGAAGCATCACTGGTTGTACACTTCAAAATATTTACAGAGGTTCATGGATGCACACAATGCATTGAAATATAAAAAGCATACATCTGTACCACCTGAAGTAATCAGCCAAGATAATACAATAGCTGAAGATGATTCCATTCAATTTTTAAGCTGAGTTATTGGAGCTGAAATTGGTTCTAAGTATCTTTAACCACAGGTGACTGTGAACAGTCTGTACCATGTGGGCAATTGGGCTTATCATGGCCAAGTTTGGTGAGCAGAGTTGGCTTTGGTGAAAAAATCCCAAAAGGATTATCAAGAGAAAGTGGTCAGTGAAGTGTTGGACAGGCTCAGTTGGTAAATATATGTGCCATTTGCAGCCAAAATAGAAAGTCAGATAGTCACAGAAAGCGGGAATGTTGTTTAGATTCTTTGCTTAGATGTGAAAGAAAAGTGGGCAAGTTAATAACATGTTAAATAACAGATCATTTTGTCAGATGAAGCAGTGGATAATATTTTCTGAATGCAGAATTCAAACATCCCAAAATCAGCAATGGCAGGTTTATTGTTGGAAGTGAAATGACGATGATTCTCGGTGCCTGTTGATTCACACCACTATATCAGTTGTGGTGCTTTGCTGTGTTTTTCTGTATTCTTATCCAGCTATTTATTGATTTGTTTTGGCAAATAATGTAAAAATGCCTAATATTAAACTTATTTGAGATTATTTTTACATGGCAATGGAAGAGAAATGGGTGCAACTGGTTACTGTGCAGTTTCACAGAAATAAGTTTCTTTTAAGCCATTTGGAATATGTCACTATGCCCCATGTCATTAATTAATTTGTTTTGATTTGTTTAGAGTTACTAGTGTATCACCCATGGTGCTAATTAAGCCAGGACAGAAGATTTACTGTTTTATAAGGGCATTTATTGAAAGCTGAGATGTACTTTAATTTGTAGTTTTCAACAGAGACACAATAAAGGCCTGGCAACATATACCACTTGCTTCATGGGAGAAGTGACAAAGACATTTTAAAACTTTGGAAAGCTGTGATTTATTTTCCAACTTCAAAATACAAAATCAAATCAAAAGTTGCAATGTCACAGggatcaccttctcaagggaaattagggatgggcaataaatgctggccatatcagcgacgccaacatcccatgaattaatgaaAAAAATGAATAGCATTATTCCAAAATTTGATTATGGCTCAGAAACCACACCACAAATGCATAATTTACTTGCATGGATTGTTTTCCCATGCCAGTGCCTAactttgtgttgtgtatctgtaaagcatgcactcccatgtttctctggaagatcgctgcagctgactgaattccaaacgggcatctgttgcagatgaacagttacttgtgcgtgttgatgcagctgaggcccttcaaagactcctccagctcctgcgtcatgtcggccgaagtcaggtcgagcttggtgaacgtcttgcctcctgccagcgtcgcaaataggtcgtctgccttaggtagcgggtattggtcctgtagcgagaaatgattaatagttactttataatcgccgcaaatcctgaccgtgccatcacttttgagtactggaacaatcgggctggcccactcgctgaattccactggggagatgatgccctcgcgttgcagcctgtccagctcgatttccactctctccctcatcatgtgaggtaccgctcgcgccttgtggtgaatgggtcatgcctctgggaccttcgccccggaaaagtttccaatgcctggctcaaaaagggaaggaaatttgttaagaacctgggtacatgaggcctcatcgacatttgatagcgcttggatgtcatcccagttccagcagactttgccctgccagctccttccaagcagtgtggggccatcgcccgggacaatccagagtggcagttcgtgcaccgtgctttcgtaggtgaccttgaccatagcgctacccaggacagtgataagctctttggtgtacgttctcagtttcgtatggatggggctcagggctggtctgagtgccttgttgcaccacagtctctcaaacatctttttactcatggtggattggctagtgccagtgtccagtaccatggctacgagtaagccattcaattttacgtttagcattataggtggacatttcgtcaaaaatgtgtgcaccccatgtacttcagcatctgcctcctctctctgaggctcgaaattgctttgatctaccatggaccgatcttcctctgccacgtggtggttagcaggttttgcagagcttgcagctcgtctgcaagctcgttggaggtgccccattgttccacagctcttgcaaacataccctttgaagcggcatgaataggctgaatggaagtctccacaacgccaacaaggtgtgaattgccttgcattcatcctttgttgcggactatgagtcatctgggtcacctgaggcctgctgacagttgcagactcgtggtttctgccctgtacatttctgctcacaaacacagttccagttaatttatgaacattgctagcacttgtatgctgagagatttgtttggtgttatcactggtggacataaacacctgtgctatcgcaatggccttactgaggatcggtgtcactacagtcaaaagttttcgtaggatggtctcgtggccaatgcccagtacaaaaaagtctctgagcatttgctccaggtagccatcaaactcacattgtctcgcaagtcgccttagctcggcgacgtagctcgccacttcctgaccttcagatcgctggtacgtgtagaatcgatacctcgccatcagcacgctctccctcgggttaagatgcttccgaaccagagtacacagctccttataggacttatctgtgggtttcaccggagccagaagattcttcatgaggctgtaggtcggtgctccgcagactgtgaggaggaccgctctcctttttgcagcgcttccttctccgaccagctcgttggctacaaagtactggtctagccattcgacataggcttcccagtcctcaccctccgagaacttctccaggatgcccacagtttgctgcatctttgcgttggattcgtatactcgaaaccagttattgtgtttctaacacagatgagactgcacacagggaggttaaagtaacagtgacctcagtctttattaagaaactccagagtgaggaacaggccttagggacggcttatatacagtgctcccaagggatgccgagatcctttaggacttcaggggatgcgctccctggtggcggaacatgggagtgcatgctttacagatacacaacacttggcTTTGTTCTATCCAAAGGAAAATATTAAAATACGAGGCCCAAATTGAATGGACCGTTATTGAGTCTATTTTTAATCACATGTTGCAAAGTAGAATCAGCAAGTAGCTTTCACTTTCACAATAAGCTGTTGCAACTGCTGCTGCCATTCAGTGTTCAACAGTAGTACGATATTGGCAACACAAAGATGGTAAAGGACTCTTACAAGCAATGTGTATGCAAGCTAAATGTGTCTGTTGACAGACAAAAGGAAGTAAGATTAATGAAGTACCAAATTTACATTAGTGCATGTCAGCATGGGAGATTTTAATTCCACTTAACTCAAGTATAAGTAATACTACTATAGGACGGGGCCAAATGATTGGCTTTTTTTAAAAGATTGCAAAAGAGCTTGCATTTAGAATAAAGGCAATCCTTAATTTTGTGAAAAAGTAATAGACTTTCATACATTCTTGGCCATTTTTATTAGTCATATATGGAACTCAAATCAGTTTTGCAAAATTGTTTACTTCCAATATTATAGTGCTTATAAAGGTTCACAGGGCTTGGATGCTATCACATTGTAATATTGAATTTTATTGTAACCTATTGCATTTTCAATATTTTACCTGCATATGAAACAAATTGTAATATTAAAAAAACTTAGTGCTTTTAATGAACCAGGCCAAAACCAGTTTGCAACATTGTTGAGATTTGTATTTAATCATTATGGACTTTATTTGCTTAAAGGTTACACCAAGATGTTAAATAGCCAATTGCATTAGTTTGCATTGTGATAATTATGCTTATTGCAAATGTGTTTTGTCAACTTTagttctgctttaaaaaaaaataaagatttaaagctTTTAAACATTTGGTTGTGTGCAATTTATAATTTACAACTTTCTAGTTGTTTTTATTCAGTTTTATTACAATTTACCTGTTGACTAAATTGTCAGGTGTGGCCAACATTTCATTCTTCATGGCTGAGAAATTTGACTTCCGTCTAAAACCGATGATTGGTCCGGCGTGTGGCCTGTACCAAATTTGGGATTGGGCCTGATTTAAATGCTACTGGCCTGCTGCAAGCAGCAGACAGACCCCCTGTTACAGCTCGCTGAATCTGGTCGGGCAGGAATCAGTCGGATCCTACACTGACCCAGCAGCCGGCTTTGGGAAAGGAAGCAAGGGGGAAGAGGGAGCCTTGAACAGGCCAGTGTTTTTCTATGGATCCAGGAGGAGCACTcttgcttctcctgggccccaaaaGACAAAAACTCAAAATTTCCATTGCCAGTTTTCGAGCAGCCACCAGCGATCTCTTTAAGGACCACAGGTTATGCGGCTCAATGCCTGGTACATCTAGGTGAAGCGTGCATGACACATGCTCTGCTCATTTGTTGCTGAACTTtgcagttggggtcctagcaccagCGTAGAGCaggtgtgcagcagagcaggtctccagtcgtcctggttcaacccttgtcactggataaaggcctagctccgtcgagcccgtgtggtggctgatatgtaacggtcaccacatgttaaaaaaatccacgcacaggcatcttccaccccctcaattggagttcaggactggaacattgggtccttcattgaaatatctgtgaactcttgtggaagcaagtcatcctcgttcgagggaccgcctatgatatgatgGGGATCCCTATTTGCATATTTACGTAGCTTTACAACTGTTGCAAGGGTGTGGGCTGCTCGCCCATTCAAAGGCCCACTTGAATATTGCATCAGGCGGGCCTCGGACGTCTaatgtaacaaaaaaacagattatctggtcattatctcattgctgtttgtgggagcttgcttgtgcgcaaattggctgccccatttcctacattacaacagtgaatgtacttcaaaaagtacttcattggctgtaaagcgctttgggacatccagtggtcgtgaaaggtgctatataaatgcaagtctttctttctttaaggggCAACCAAGGTGCCCCCTTCCACCACTACCGATTAACTGCTGACTATACATGTTTTACAGCACAAAATGGGCAACCATGAGTTGATTTTCTCACCTCATGTTTTAGCATAATTAGTCAGTTTTCCTCTTAGCTACCTGGGTTCACAATAAGTTTGGCATGTTCATGTAAAAACAATTAAAGATCAGTGATGGTCAGAGTTTCATAACTAGAGGGTACAATACACTAATATTCCGATACAAAATAGTTACTTTTCTTTTCTCTCCTAAAGCTATTGGGACAGATTTTGCTGAAAATATAATGGCATGTGAACAACGCATGCCGTTATTAATGCTCAAACCGGCCAGCAACTTGTAGCGAGGAAGAAATACCCCCtgaattgcgaatcgccacaagtttTTGGACGATTTGCACTGTTCTGCCGCTAGCTTCGCATATCATGGTTAACCTCCCAGTGATTTTTATGAGGTTGCTGcagttgcacattaattgcccattaagcgcattacagaaagttaagtctagtaattaacagcaTAGGCATCCTTTTAACAATGTAATAAtttttaatgactgccaatcaacctttctGGCCCAGAAAGTAAACAATTATAAGTGTGGAATCTTATCCCTTCTGGTTGTGAATTAGTTTAGGAGTTtctaaaaatgtcaaatttaaagtttttatcttacttttcctttctgtctctttttttctctctcttttaattcaatctttctttccctctttctgtacctgatttaacattgaattcacccattctaattcaccctccttctcaatccttcctgtttatttctcaatctgaCAAGGTcctagatgccctgttgccctcgccATGTCGTtaccagctcgcacttccagcaacttggtacgcaaattttttaaaaacctaactgtgcacgaacaagtctaactaacggggcaTGCCACGAGATGGCCCATTAACTTCTTGTTGGGATATGGCCCACAGCACAGGCCACTTCAGTATTCTGTGGAATATCATAATTTAAGTGTGAGCCTAAACTGTGAGTGTGGGCAAGTTATTCAACTTTAGAAATAAGGGGAGCTAGCATCAGAGGCAAGCCCGATCCTATCCTTACCTCATAGGGATAATTTTAGAACTTATTACTTCTGCTTTCGAACCTCATGTGCTGGGAGTGCATATCAAAAATTTGGGTGCACACTGTGCATGATTTTTGATCATTTAGACTAGTGATCAGAGCAACTTGCTCAATCAGAAAATAATGCCTTACATTCACAACGCGGACTCCCAGCAGGAACAGTGGCCACATTTCCTCTCCCTAACTCATAAGaacagaagtggagctgagtccatgatcacatcagccatgatcttgaggggtcaaatggtctactcctgctcctatttcttatgttcttatgtagaagcaAAGTGTCGATCTCCTATATCCTGGCACAGACTGAGGATTGAACCTGAGATCTTCCTAGTCAGTATGGCTCTAGCTGTTCACTGGAAAAATATGATGAGTTATTGGCGGTGGATTGCATAATAAGTTGCAGATTTGCTCCTATGGGGGTAAAATTTGTCTTGGGCAGAAGCGCAAAACAGGCGACAGTGACTCTACAGCCTGTTTTACAATTGGTTCGATTTTCGTTTCCAATTGAAAAGTTAATCGGGTGGTGTGTAAAACTGGTTAGCAAGTCACTGTCGCTTTTTTTGCATTACTCCCCAAGATGAATTTCACCGCTAATGACTTTCGACACATCTAATTCCCAATTTCAGTTGGAAAATCAGGGGGAGACACCAAGAAGAATCTAGGACCTTTGCTGCAGTGAGGTTGGAACATCGAGAGGGCATTTTCATTCTGAGCAACTGATTGAGTAATAGTGGCATTGTCCTGGGAATAGGCCACCTGCCTCCTATTTTCCAGATAATAGTGCAGGGGATTTAAAAGAGGGAAGAAAACAACTTTAAAAGGGAGGTAAAAAATATTTTAGGATGAAAAGCGGGTTCTAGCTAGCCAAGTATTGAATGAAGTAACTTTCATAAAATGAAAGTACTAAAGTACTAAAAAGTAGCATTATTTTCTATTTGTGCAAAGCCAATTGGATCCACATTACTAAAGcaatataaaaaaaaaatctatctTAAAGATGCAACTGAATTCTAAGTGGTTCAGATAAGTATTTTCATCTGTAGTTTAGATTGCGTTAGTCTATTACAGTTGCATTCGATGTTAACCTAAGGCACAGCTGGCAGCTTGTCGTTATTGTGATACTTCTGTGTGGGTAAGCATTTACTGCATGCTGTTCGACCACAAGCAAAATGTATTTGGACAGAGGTTCTGTATGGGGGGAGCTGTGCACTGGTCTAGGATATGTTTTTTTAATGTCTGTAGCATTGGGCTTATGTCTGTTTGAGGACCAAGTGACGACGATCACCTCAGCTACAAAGCTGCAAGCGGCCACAGTTGAAATGAGTTTCTGTCAATCTTTCATTCTATCTCTCAGCAGGAACAATGGCTTGACTTGTACCCACAATACACAGCAAAACCACAGAGTCAGTGAGCATATGTTCAGTGTTCCGAATGATCTCAGTTTGAGCAGTCTTGGTGACATGGCTGAAACTCTCGGCTCACACAATATAATGCAGTGTGCCATTGTCTGCCATAAAATGGTGCCTCCTATCTTTCATAATCAAAACAATGAGGGTAGAGATGGTAAACTTTAAAGCAGTTAATTGTTAgtgatttttctctctctctgaatataGGAAAACAATAAAGAGTAAAGGACCAGTCAGTCCACCCAGCTCATTTAAACTGCAAAGTCCGTACTCTTGATTTGTGTTCCACAGACACAAGTTTATCATTGCTTGCCTATCAGCCAGGAGGTcatgggctcaagccccactccagagacttcagcatatAATTTCGGCTCACActtcagcactgagggaatgctgcactgttggaggttttgtctttcaggtgagatgttaaaccaaggctccagtgACCCTCTTAGATCGATCTAAAGAACCCGTGGTCCTATTCAAAgaggagcgggtgggggggggggggggtgtttctccttaaccaacatcactgaaacaaattcgctgctcatttatctcattgataCTTGTGGGAACTTTCTGTTTGCAATTTGGCTGTTTTGTttgcctacattaaaacagtgattacAGGGATCATTTTTAGCTTTATCGTGTAGGCGCTAACCTGGCAAAAGGGATCGGGTGGGTGATCTGCTCCATCCGGTTACTGCCCAGGCAACAAAGTTGAAAATAACCTCCCTACACTTTCAGACGTCTTAAGGAGCTATAAAAAGCCAACTTTGTTATTATCTTTATTATTTTTTATAACTGAGTGTAGGAAAATTGTTTGTTCTCATTATGAGAATTGTATACTGCTAATAAAGTATTTTATGTAAAATAAACTGGTTCTTGGTTTGATGCTGTGTCTGTTTCAATAGAGtaccaagcccatgtggtggctggtgtgcaacggccaccacgcgttaaaaaaattgacgcacaggcatcttccacccttcaacatgtagttcgggacctggaatgttaggtccttcattgaaatacctgtgaactcatccctttttggcgtggaagcaagtcatcctcgatacgaggaaccgcctatgatggatgatgataaGAGTGCTTTGCAGTCCACCTTCCACAGAGAAAAATATGTAGAGGCATGTGCATTGTTTCAGTCGGTGGTATAAGGAGCAAGggttctcaacaacaacaacaacaacaacatcgttaaacttcccaaggcacttcacagtggcgctttcaaacaaaatttgacatcaagccacataaagagacattaggacaggtgaccaaaagcttggcagagtagtttagggaggggattccagaacaTATGTCCGAGGCAGCTGAAAGCAGGCCGCCATTGGTGGAGTGATTAAATCGgggtgcacaaaaggccagaattggagcagagatcttgaggttgggggagggggactgtgtagggctggaggagcttatggaaatagggaggggcgagaccatgaaaacaaggatgagaattttaaaattgaggagttgtcggactgggagccaaggtaggtcagcgagcacaggggtgatgtgtgaatgggacttaggatatgggcaacagagaCTGTTACAATGCTTGAGTGACTTTAGATTGTAGGGGATGTGAAGTCTGCtagcagctgtgactggcaatgctGAACAGAGAACATCtagtgaaagaaaaacagaaaactgTAATACAGAATTGTATCTAGAAACTATTATTAAAGAATCCACTTTTTGAGGGAGCATCTTTAGGATGTACCGAGGTCTAAGTGGAGCATGGGCATGGATCCATTTTTTGCAATTGTCACATAGGCTCAATTTCTGCAGATCACTATTTTTTTGATCTTTAAGTTACATGATACTCTCCAAAGAATCTGCACCTGtgagatgccatcgagtcgctaaaaacagcgctgggccctgactcctttaggtgtgtcg
This genomic window from Pristiophorus japonicus isolate sPriJap1 chromosome 14, sPriJap1.hap1, whole genome shotgun sequence contains:
- the rag1 gene encoding V(D)J recombination-activating protein 1 — protein: MISMAKPFEPETAMPVHGLLWQSSSSQMKPVGTMPLETLPLDKKTLEDKSLAHIPLEVNPPKNKFCDFSQKETKSLEDHILRLQNLCRICGASFNTNSYDMKYPVSGPVDDVTQEVLRKMGYGDSFWPELIHNTFRIDVKTDTEARYPTHFCYNCWRIVIQTINNTTNEDAFFPISTIVQWKPHSNLCSICNFSNGTRKRKCLKRSPPVTKKPKVTVDAPGRPRVTKRKDQINSTSILLAKKIVNCKKIHLSLKLLVLDYPNNFIQSVSCQVCEHLLADPVQSPCKHLFCRTCILKCTAVLGKYCPVCRFPFGPTEFISPVKSFMNVLNSLVVKCPVTDCEVEVRLGEYPKHAQDHKETRMKHAYSPINKGGRPRQHLLSLTRRAQKHRLRDLKLHVKTFADKEEGGDVKSVCLTLFLLALRAGNEHRQADELEALMQGRGSGLKPAVCLAIRVNTFLSCSQYHKMYRTVKATTGKQIFQPLHALRNTEKTLLPGYYSFEWQPPLANVSTSIEVGIIDGMSGCPQCVDDHPMETISRRFRYDVALASAVKDLEDDILEGLKCQKIDEFVSGPFTVVIKESCDGMGDVSEKHGCGPSVPEKAVRYSFTIMSVSVMNENNEKVKVFEELKPNSELCCKPLCLMLADESDHETLTAILGPVITEREAMKTSDLILEIGDLLRSFQFIFRGTGYDEKFVREVEGLEASGSIYVCTLCDATRSEASQNLFLHSITRSHEENLERYEIWRSNPYHESAEELRDRVKGVSAKPFIETQPSIDALHCDIGNATEFYKLFQDEIRELHKNPNSSKKERKRWNTMLDKHLRQRINLKPVMRLNGNFARKLMTKETVEAVCELIPSEERREILRELMHLYVLMKPVWRSTFPARECPDLLCQYSFNSQRFAELLRTKFKHRYEGKITNYLHKTLAHVPEIIERDGSIGAWASEGNESGNKLFRRFRKMNARQSKSYELEDILKHHWLYTSKYLQRFMDAHNALKYKKHTSVPPEVISQDNTIAEDDSIQFLS